A region of the Jaculus jaculus isolate mJacJac1 chromosome 10, mJacJac1.mat.Y.cur, whole genome shotgun sequence genome:
TTCCCCAAACATTTTAGAAATTACACATCATATAAATACAGGAAACAAATTAGTTGttgatatattaataatatattttcatattgctTTCTAAAACATGTCCATTTTGATTAAAAATCCTTATAGAATTGGattacaaagaaaagaagaaaacttgaTATCAGGGAAACTGAAGACAATTTGAATACATTTAAGTACTTTAAAGGTATCATGAGCTATTGAAGCTTCCTTCCCATTATCCATGGGTCTAAAAGAGCAGAAAAGTTGTTAAGAGAGACTATGAGGGCATTCTTCTTGCATAAGGTACACTGATAGACTAAGTATACTCTGCTCTTTTTAACAGGGTGCATCTGCTCATCACCATTACATGATATACTATGACAGTTACCTACAGATTGTGAATATTGTTGAAAAGACTCATGTTATATAAGAGTTTATTTCTGAATAAGGTTATTTACTATATTTCCATGTCATTTCAATCCATTATccataatatatttataatgacACTTTTAACATAGTTGTCTTTTAATACCAGATTAAATACTACAGTGACTTAGGGGATTAATGGGTAGTCCTCAAAATGACCTCAAATTGATTTAAATGGCATAATTTATATGATGAAGGACTTTGACAGTGGATATGAGGTTTGAAAACTCCAAAGGTCACATTGTACAAAATgccaggagagaggaggaggtttAAATTCCTTATTTTATACACTGAAAAAAGGGGCCCCTTCCCCTGAAACCTACTGGCAGGTGTGGAGAGATAAATGCTTGGATTAATCCTATTAGTGAAGATTAGGAAGATGCTTTAAAATCCCAAGCCTAGTGTGCAGAGGCAGAATTGTTTAGAGAGAGAATTCATGAGAAATTGGCTATCACAGGAAATTTACAATAAAATCAAGTTTAGCTTCCTTGGTAAGTTAAGAGGGAAAGGCTACCAAAGATCAAATTAAGGCAAGTCCAGCCTTTTTGGTACACAGACTAACTCCTTACCTTCATCAGGCAAAAGATGCCAGTGATAAATATCGAGGACCTGACAGAAAAGGACAAGTTGGTGATGGAAGTAGAACAGCTCAAGAAAGAGGTGACTCTGGAAAGAATGATGGTAAGTAGCTCTTGTGGGGTGATACTATGGACATGCCTGCTTTGAAAATACTAAACATTTTAGTGTGTTTGGTATGTGCTAATACAGCTGAATATACTTAAACATGAAGTTGCCATGTACAAATTCAtcagtgattgagaaagacaataATGAAAATGGTCTCTTGGTTTGGACTCCAAGTTAAGGGCTATATAAAACTATGTTGCCTTGGCCAAGTCCAACCCTTTGCCTGTTTTACATGACCCTTAaggtaaaaattttatttgctgggcatggtggcatatgcctttaatcccagcactcgggagacagaggtaggaagatcgccatgagttcaaggccaccctgagatgacatagtgaatttcacgtcagcctgagctagagtgagaccctaactcaacccctcccccaaaaaacattttatattcttaaagagagggaggaaagaagcaaagaaggggaaaaaaagaaacagaccaCATTTTAGGTCAGCATTACAGTGAGACAATGCATACAGGAATtctgtttatatttctttaaacTGATAAGCTTGTTCTTGTTTGATACAGTGTTCCAGCTTAGTTGATAAATTTTTAATTACAAACTTATCCTCTCTAGAGCTGTCTTGGTTAGTTATAAATGAAGATGCCCTATGCttcctttataaataaaaatgattgcaGGCTGAGAAGCAACTGGTTTCTCCTAAAAACATCTGATAGCTCCAACAAATGGTTACCAAGAGTTCTGTGCCATTGAAAGgagcaaaaatagaaaagaagttaAAAGTCTTCACCAGAGTGACTAAATTTTACAAGATGTAGATAAGTATTCAAGACTGCttatatttaaattatctttttttatcAGAACAAAGTGAAACAGGgagtttgtattatttttatatactgcTTAAAAGTCACACATACTTTCAATCAAATAAACTTTAGATTTTAGCTTCTTGTATGTTTATAATTGCCTCAAGCTCCCTGGTGGCCCCTTCCATAGAGATGAAACACTTTTTTGCTGTAAAGTGAAATCCATAACCAGCACAAAAGCTAGAAATACACAGCAGATAAGCTAAAGCCCTTATCTTTATAAATTTGGGGAAATAAACCTGTGAAGTAAAGGAAAATTAACTTTTGACTTCTATACTTAAAACATAGAAAAAGTTGTCTTACTCATATGCTCTAGAGGGTTAATTGGTCAGTAATTTGATAATCTTCAAGCTTATTAGTCACTGTGGGGCTTTTATTGTGGGTAAATAGCATACACATCACCATCCACCCATCTCTAGCCATTCCTAATTCTGGTTACTAGTTACTAATACTTCCTTTCTCTTGGAAATTTAAGTAACTTACTATTAGATTACAAATGCTCATTCTCCTTTTCTGTCAtggccttcctcttccttctttactctttctctctctccccttcttctcttAAGATAGACATTTTGATAAAGATTTAGACACTTTCCCACACATATGtttctctcatacacacaaatatacaatTATCGTATTACTATATTTAAATTGCTATAGGAAAAGAATCACAGATAGTAGAAAAGTTAGTAGAAAATAGGAActtgttttcatttggttttctAACAGTTCTAGAACCTGGCTAGTTTAAGCTCAAGAGCTTGCTTCCTCATGCACAAGAGACTATCTTTTCATTGTGCCTTTACATAGTGAAAAGTGTGAAGGAGATTATTgttatctctcttttttattagttatgttggTTATCTCTTTTATAAAGATACAAATCCTAATCATGAGGGTTTTTGTGGAAAGTCCTTtaaccccaaaccctggggtcaCATTTATATTTAACCAAATAATTGGGGAAATCAAAgtagaaggataattattaagttattatatttgTTGAGGAAAGTGAAAACTGAAGGGAAGAAAAATTAATACTAAGAACTCACATGGTGGACCTGGAAAAAACCATaggggacagaaaagaaagtagaaaaagtTCCAgccatgtggagagcaggaggggGTAAGGAacccatgtgggaagtagggTTTTCTTATCCCAGTTGAGTTGAGATGAAGGAAATTCACAAGAAACTGGAGGTTCAAGAGTGATCAAGCAACCCAGCCAGCTTGCCCTCCCAcaacaaatgtatttataaccttatggtgatgGACCCTACCTTctagctcaggtgagccagagagcagctaattagtctgggctagagactaCCTTAGaaaagaggccagccatgactccaagttctgggggctgaacctGACCAAACACagtgttaggattagatttaaatcctaggaaagactgCCCTCCCAGTAGGGggcctggttgtttgtggaaaatcaGATCTCCATTAGGCAAGAAATAAGGAGTCAGATCATACTCTGATCTCTAGAAAGTACACACTGCGAGGATAGGTCCTaagacattcctgcttcttaCTTTCCGGGGCCCAGTCAGCCTAAGTGCCCACAAAGCCTGACTCCTCTCATTTATGAACTAATCACTTGCCAAAGTCTCCATTTTagactttcaacatataaaaattaggagacagggctggagagatggcttagcggttaagcgcttgcctgtgaagcctaaggacccgggttcgaggctcagttccccaggtcccacgttagccagatgcacaagggggcgcacgcgtctggagttcgtttgcagaggctggaagccctggcgcgcccattctctctctctccctctatctgcctttctctctatgtctgtcgctctcaaataaataaataaaatattaacaaaaaaaaattaaaaaaaaattaggagacataaatatttcaaatatttgaatGTATATactcatatgtatgtataaacacATATAGAACGAAGTTTTACTACAAAAAATCAGTAAATTGTTTAAATAACTTACAAAATGTTTACTAAATATATTGCCAAAAATGAGACAATTCTGTTACTGTCATTAAAGCCATTAATtggaaataaaacagagaaaaaaataattcaaactcatatatgtgtataaacgtatgtgtgtaagtatatgttgcttatatacatatatataatatatatgtatatataataatatatattaaacattGCCTTTGTCTGAGTTCATCAAACCACTAACACCTATTGTTTACTAATCAAATATTACTATAAAGGTGCAGATGAATGAAGAGAAAGTTATAAACAAAACTAATATTCAGTTCAGCACATATTTATTTACCAAGTACCAACCAATGGCAGACTGTCTTCTAGTTGCCTGGGATACACTCAGAAAGTTAGTCAAAATCCCTGACTTCTTCATTATCATGTCCTACTGTAGATGAAATTAAAGTAATGTGCACACACTTCTGAGAATCCAGTACTGAGGATAAGCTAATAATTTGGTAATTATTCATTCTCTTCTATCTTTTCAAGTCATATTATTAGAAGGAGGAATAAACAATTATTTGCTATTCACTATGGTGACATTTCTGACTGTGTTTCCAGATGTGTTCTGATCCCAGGGCCCAGTCTCCTTTGAAGAAAGCTAGAAGTAGGGTCTGCTAGAAACCCTTAGTTGGAGAGGGCCAGCTGTATTTCCTTTGAAATATCCAGTAAACTTTCTTCTTCTGTATGTGCATTGGCAGAAAGTGGAGAGAATCATTTATAAAAGATATGACACAAAAAGTTACTATAGTAAACATGTTTTTGGAATCTGCAGCATTCTACTTGGAACAAATAAagttatctcttttttttcttcttttaaggtaTCCAAATGTTGTGAAGAGGTGCGGGATTACATTGAAGAACGATCTGGGGAGGATCCGTTAGTCAAAGGCATCCCAGAGGACCAGAATCCCTTCAAAGAGCTCAAAGGAGGCTGTGTGATTTCATAAAGGGAACAAAAGATGTCTCAAATCATTTAGGATTTGAATGGCAGTGTAAATTATTCACATATATAACTAAACATGTACATGaatgtttaaatttataaatttaaacttAATAAAAACAAGGATATAACTAGACTTATGTTTGTGCTTTTCTTGAAGTAATTAGCAtagagtttattttaatttttaatattttatttatttgagagaggaagaggggcagaagcagatagagaggggaatgggtgttccagagcctccttacaactacaaaccaactctagacacatgcaccactttgtgcatctggctttacatgggtattgaggaatctactaggccctttggctttgtgagcaagtgccttaactgctaagccagctctccagtcctagcATAGGGTCTGACACATAATTGACAGTAAATatattgatggattttttttaCAAGCATTGTTTTATGAATGAATCTCTTGTATTCTCAGTTGCTAGCCTACATTTAACATTTTCTGTTACTCCACTTCTGTGTCAATACTTATTCCACCTAGGATTTTCATAgttagatcatatatatatatatatatatatatatatatatatatatatatatatatatatatatatatttctcttgaTTATAGAACTAGAAAGTCTATTGCTTTGAGATACAGACGATCTTATCTTGACAGGATATTGGccataaattttttgttgttgatgttttattgtctgtttctctgtctcccttttcccCAGTCAATGAAAGTAGCTTTAACCTAAACTCTTCCtacatgctttttaaaagatttctttaatttttttgttttgttttgtttttcaaggtaggttctcatgctagtccagggcagcctccagccactacaaatgaactccagatgcatgtgttcctttgtgcatttggctaacgtggggcctggggaatcaaacctgggtcctttgactttgcagtcaaccaccttaaccgctaagccatccctccagccctattttttgctttttaaatattttgttttctttacttgactccacatgcatgagtcaCCTGTGGATCttgctttaggtgggtcctggggaagcgccttaactgctaaaccatctctccagcccccaatcagttatttttcttttaaaagaaatattttgtttttgaggcaagcccaacagactgtttttttttttttttttttttttttcttaatgtgggAAAGCAAGAGGCAAGGGGGTTGGTGCATCAGGGTATCTAGCTAAGGTAATGATAGGTGAGCCATCCTACCCAAGGAAGGCACCCATGGGCTAAGACCACACATTTCTGTCcagtttctcactgaatctaTGGACATCCATCTTTCCCACCTGGAACCCTCAAAAAGTATTTTGGCATCCATTTCTCTTACAGATGTGGTCTGAAAGTGAAGCAAACATTTCTGGTACGTGGGGCTGGAGGCTCTTCCTACTTTCTCATGCAGTTCTGTCAGTGGTTCCTGATGTGATGTTTGCCCAGAGTGCCCGTTGGATGAAGGCTTCAGACTGTACTCACAGAACACAGTGAATTTAACCAACAACAGAATAAAAGATTTTGAGCACAGACTTAGGAGCTAGAAAGCTCTGTTTCTGCTACTTTACTGCCCTGCTTTGGATAAACTTGTTTATTTTCCCACGCCATTCCTTCCATGAGAGGATGAAGACGATAATGATCCTATGGTTATTTCCATGGAGTAGACTAATACACTAATACAATTAAAACACTAGGCTCATGGCCTAACAAGCAGTGAGACTCCACAACTGTTAGCCAAGAATTATTACTATAGCTAAGAAAGGAGCAAGATTGAAGCTGGTAAGATCTATCCCATTCCATCCCATCCCCATACATATCCTCACTGGcccagtattttctttcttctttttattttattttatttttatttatctgagagagagagagagagagagagtgagagagagggagagaggagagagagagagagagattgggcacagcaaggcctccagtcactgcaaccaactccagattcatgtgccacctagtgcatctggcctatgaaggtcctggcaaattgaacttgtgtcctttggctatgcagacaagttctttaatttctaagccatctctccagccctggcctaggATTTTCTACAAGTAACATGAGGgcaagagatagaaaaattgctATACTAACTTGCCTCAACTTCTGTATGAAATGGCAAGTGTAATTATTCTAACTCAGAAACtacttttgttgttactgtttccTTATTACTATCTCCCGTTTCCAGTGCTATTTTGGATGTGTCAGTCATGAAAATACTCAGAAATCCAAAGCCATTGTCATCCTTTCAAAGACAAGATAAAAGCCATCCCATCAGTGATTTGGAAACCATCTCAAGCTTGGCTCTAGCTCAGTGTCTTCCCTCTCTGACCACAGGAAATGCTGAAAAAATACTATTGATGCTTGTTGAACCTCTATTATCATAAGAAGAAAGCAAGACCTTAAAGAAGTGAGTTGGCAGACATACGGCCATAGCTCTGGGTCACAGTTTGAGGAATTAGCAGCATTAACCACAATCTTCATCAGATACGCCCTGAGTCATTAGGAATCTATCAACTCTTCTTCCTGAGGAGtttctatttaaaattataaaatccaggccaggagtggcagcacatgcctttaatcccagcactcgggaggcagaggtaggatcgccatgagttcaaggccaccctaagactacatagttaattccatagactctacctcaagaaacaccaaaaaatacaaataaattaataaaataaaattacaaaatctcATTCTACATAAGCTAGCACTTCCATATCACTACCCTTCTCGTGTCTTCCACAGCACTGTCCATTGTCAACCTACAATCATTTATTTAGTTCTTGTccatttttatccatttttagGGATTCAAGCTAAACATTGGTATTTATTTGTTGAAGGGCTCTGggtctccttctttttttccttagtaAATGAAGTCTTgactatggaattcagtagcaTGAAAAGCACAATCCTAACCAACATTTCTAGTTTTCTTCCATAACATAAGATATATTTTGAAACCAGATGATTCAGTTAACAGGTTTGCTCTTCCACTTTTTTGTGAACTTgggaaaaacaaattttattcttgaaaccctcttttttatgagagagagaaagaaagggagagagagacagcgagagagagagagagagattgtcacACCaagaccaccagccactgcaattgaactccatgcAAGTGTGgttctgtgcacatgtgtagcaCATacatgaccttgtgtgtctggcttatatgggatcttgGGAGTCCaacatgtgtccttagacttcagaggcaagcaccttaaccaataaaccatctttccagctggaATCCtgcttttataatttaatttaatctaattgtatttatttatttgagagagggaaagagggagagagagagagaaagagagagggaaagaatgggcacagcagggcttccagccattgtaaatgatctccagatgcatgcactaccttgtgcatctggcttacatgggtactggggaatcgaactgaggtcctttggctttgcaggcaagtgtcttaaccaccaagccatctctccagccccagaaaccctctttttaaaatgcataaaatgAGAAACTAGGAGTGATCCTTATTTGGATTGTAAAATAGAAAGTAGGTGAAGACAGTTATAATCCCTGTAGATTTTCTGGAGTGAATACTACCTGATACAACACcttattttttcactttaaatTTGGTCATACTGTTTCCTCTACATAAACTGTCCCCACACTCCATCTTTTTCAGCTTTTTTAAATTCTCCCATTTTGAAGCTAGCTGTCCGTTGCCACCttgagatttatatatatatatatatatatatatatatatatatacacacacatatatatatatgcatatatatgtatatatatgtacatatatacatatatatgtgtacatatgtcatTTAACATTACTTCACTTTTTCTTGTCATAATTTGtagagttgttttaatttcaaTGGCTCTGTTCATATTTGAAACTCCCATATTAACTAACAAACTATCTACAATTGAATTGACTTACAAATGTTGAACTCAATTAAGACCTAATAAGTAtggcacttttcaaatatttatataagGAAGATTTTTATGATTTAATTAATGGCTAAACTAACAGTAGGCTAAAATTACTGTTGCTCTAAATTGTCAGAAGAATTTTAAATAAGTTGGAAATCAAAAGAAGGAAGTGTGGAGAAAGATGGTTtagaagaaggaaatgaaataatgacTGTCCTTCCAAACTGCACAGCTGCAAATGACAGTTGCAATGTTTGAGTCACAAATTGTTATTTCAGGACCAGGGATTGCTAGGCTCAGAGGGATGAGGTAAGACctatggaaacaaaaacaaaacaaagcaaaacaaaaccaataccAACCCCTTCCTGTGCAACCTTAACATGTGTTTCTTCAACAAAGCATTCTGATGTCATTAGTGAGAATGAGTTGTAGATTCTATGATATTTGATCTATTTGTACTTGGAAAACATTTTGTGCAAATAGGTGAGTTCAAGATTTAACAAaaagagcagagaaagaagagggagggggagaggaaggaaaggcagagaaagaaaagtagaaaaagagatagaggcagagtcagttatttttatttggacTGATTTGATTTTAGCTCAATTTCAAAACTGAAGCTTCCTACATTCTTTAGAGAATGCTAAGATTATGAAGACAATAGTTGATTGAATAATTACAATGGCTAATACATTAGAAATTTAAGTCTTGTGGGAACAATTTTGAGGAAAGAAATCGCTTGGTGTCATGAATCTACACAATACTGTTGATAAGCAGATCATCAGACCCAGAGTGCCCTGAGATTAGAAGTCATCTCCTCCTAAAACAGGAATTTCTTGCACAAGCTGAACCTGATATGATCAAGGGCCTGGAAATTTTTATGTGATTATTTTAACAAATTAAACCAAGTATAAAATAAGTGTGCATCAAATATGTgctaaatattttccttaaagAGATCATCTTTTAATGACCTAAAATGTTCCTGcttattcttatatattttagaaattagAATTTTGTAAGTAACTTAATTTTTTCAAACAAGGAAGACAAAAATACTAAACTAAAGTCAGAGCtctgatctttttaaaattaaagttttcattaaattattataatataaCTTTCTCTGGTATCTTCACATAGTGTTTTCCtcatatgaattttagaaataTACTTAATAAACTATCAAAATAGTTCTCAAAAAACTATATTCCCCTTTTTGCATAATAAAGTACAATTTTCATGGTTATGGTTCTTGtaatttaaactttttgtttatttttatttatttatttgagagcagcagatagagagaaagaggcagagagagagagagcaaaagagagagagagagagagagagagagagagagagagagagagaggaagagaatgggcgcaccagggccttcagccactgcaaatgaactccagacgtgtgcgcccccttgtgcatctggctagaaagggtcctggggaatcgagcctccaaccagggtccttaggcttcacagacaagctattaactgttaagccatctctccagcccagttcttgtAATTTAAACaggagaatatattttttttaattaaacaactTTCTTTAAACATTTGTCAAAAGACTGTAGGTGCTTAATACAAGTTCACTTCTGGCTAtacctgtcatttttttctactgAATGTCTTCATattacacacacaattttttaaaatagttttcacaAGGAATGATAGTAAATATAAAGGTACCAATACATTTGGACTcagttaatattaattttaaaatttgtgtattCAAAATTTGTTTCTCCAAAAATTTGTTAACTCTGGGTAAGTGTAGCTCAATGATCAAGCTCTTGCATAGCATGTGTGAGGaatctgagttccatccccagcacaggaAATGTAAAAGAGCAGCAAACCAACCAAtcaatcaacaaacaaaaacatgttggATATTACTGATAGAATAGTTCTGCAGGAATATGTGGGAAATTCTCCACCATGATTCTTCTCTGGAATGGATAGAGGTATATAGATCCCTTTGTGCCTCTGCTCAAAAAAAGTTGCCTCATTATTTTACCATTTCAAACTCAAaccaaataacaaaatatttttgaaaatttttgtgaTCATGAGATTTCATCatttcacaatttattttatgtttatttgtttaaaaatatagtacTCTTTGAACTACttgatagtaaaaaaaaaaaaggcaaatacatAGTTTATCTCTCAGCTTAGCTTCatattattgtgaaaatgttcTAGAACCAACAGGGTTTTATAAACATCTATGTATCCCTGCATGGAAATGGATGATTCACAGGGAAGAAATTTCAAGGccaaaaaattctatttttatcacTTAGCACagacatacttttttttaaaattatttatttatttatttgagagcgacagacacagagagaaagacagatagagggagagagagagagagagagaatgggcacaccagggcttccagccactgtaaacgaactccagacgcgtgcgcccccttgtgcatctggctaacgtgggacctggggaaccgagcctcgaacccgggtccttaggcttcacaggcaagcgcttaaccgctaagccatctctccagcccacagacatactttttaaacttttcttagcCAACTTACTTAATTTTGGtgtatgagtttttttttaacttaggccACATTCATTTATGTTAATTACTTTCATTAAC
Encoded here:
- the Gngt1 gene encoding guanine nucleotide-binding protein G(T) subunit gamma-T1 translates to MPVINIEDLTEKDKLVMEVEQLKKEVTLERMMVSKCCEEVRDYIEERSGEDPLVKGIPEDQNPFKELKGGCVIS